A DNA window from Vagococcus penaei contains the following coding sequences:
- a CDS encoding rhodanese-like domain-containing protein — MFGLFQRIPSITTNELANKLTKQTLLLDVRTAAEFQNGHIPQAKNVPLNRIGSYEPKSSGPVYVICQSGMRSKKASKVLKNKGFDVINVRGGMSHWAGTTKRGR, encoded by the coding sequence ATGTTTGGCTTATTTCAAAGGATTCCTAGTATTACAACAAATGAACTTGCCAATAAATTAACGAAACAAACACTATTATTGGACGTTCGTACTGCAGCAGAGTTTCAAAATGGACATATCCCTCAAGCGAAAAATGTGCCATTAAATCGCATTGGGTCTTATGAGCCTAAGAGTAGTGGTCCAGTTTATGTGATATGTCAGTCAGGTATGCGAAGTAAAAAAGCGAGTAAGGTATTAAAAAATAAAGGATTCGATGTCATCAATGTTCGTGGCGGAATGAGCCATTGGGCTGGTACAACAAAGAGAGGAAGATAA
- a CDS encoding PTS sugar transporter subunit IIC has protein sequence MGELQDVRKGNSKSFFNRVLAGTATGIIVGLIPNAVLAAILNLFGDHPVAAFITQSVVIFQVATPLLIGALIALQFKFAPLDMAIVAGAAYVGSGVTRFNSLAVNPVTDVQGMYISAGTGDLINTMITASLAVLLTYWIGERLGSVKIVLAPIIIGGGSGAIGMLTLPYVSGITTAIGAMINSFTSLQPILMSALIACFFAILIISPISTVAIGLAIQLNGVSAGAAAMGVAATTVVLVVHSWKTNKSGVTIAIALGAMKMMMPNLFKYPIILLPALVTAIVSSIPVALLQVSGTPSSAGFGLVGLVGPLRSMDVGDASISLITAFIVWFVIPIATALVTRFVFGHVLKWYDEKKVFAYQG, from the coding sequence TTGGGGGAATTACAAGATGTACGAAAAGGTAACAGCAAAAGTTTTTTTAATCGTGTCCTAGCAGGTACGGCTACAGGTATTATTGTTGGATTGATTCCTAATGCAGTTTTGGCAGCGATTTTAAATTTATTTGGGGATCACCCCGTCGCAGCATTTATCACACAAAGTGTCGTTATTTTCCAAGTTGCGACACCATTATTAATTGGTGCACTGATTGCTTTACAATTTAAATTTGCACCTTTAGATATGGCGATTGTCGCTGGAGCAGCTTATGTTGGATCAGGGGTGACACGCTTTAATTCACTAGCAGTTAATCCTGTGACCGATGTTCAAGGAATGTATATTTCAGCAGGTACTGGTGATTTAATTAATACGATGATTACTGCTAGTCTAGCAGTGCTATTAACTTATTGGATTGGCGAGCGATTAGGTTCAGTGAAAATTGTCTTAGCACCAATTATAATCGGTGGTGGTAGTGGTGCCATAGGTATGTTGACCTTACCTTATGTATCGGGAATCACCACAGCGATTGGGGCAATGATTAATTCATTTACATCATTACAACCAATTTTAATGAGTGCGTTAATTGCCTGTTTCTTTGCAATTTTGATTATCTCACCAATCTCAACAGTGGCAATTGGGTTAGCGATTCAATTAAATGGTGTATCAGCAGGTGCTGCCGCAATGGGTGTTGCAGCAACAACGGTTGTATTAGTGGTCCATTCTTGGAAAACTAATAAATCTGGTGTGACGATTGCCATTGCCTTAGGTGCAATGAAAATGATGATGCCTAATCTATTTAAGTATCCGATTATTCTTTTACCAGCTTTAGTGACTGCAATCGTCTCATCGATTCCTGTCGCATTACTTCAAGTTTCCGGTACACCAAGTTCAGCTGGCTTTGGTCTTGTTGGTCTAGTAGGCCCACTACGTTCAATGGATGTAGGAGACGCAAGTATTAGTCTTATTACAGCTTTCATCGTCTGGTTTGTGATTCCAATTGCGACAGCATTAGTAACACGTTTTGTCTTTGGACATGTATTAAAATGGTATGATGAAAAGAAAGTCTTTGCTTATCAAGGATAG
- a CDS encoding DUF998 domain-containing protein has protein sequence MQFFRKYGFYLMITAVISEIVGPLVFGLFYQDYNHTTMLISSFGEDKSPVKLVFDWWQIIDGLLFIFAIPAFYQRFKGTSLWLTRGMCFMIFLYAVGDCVMTGIFSKTGHAEPTTIDIIHNYASGIGFGAFLVGTIFLVCLYYLERKKEILFVLVLVLMLSIGSMFIYMLPNFPLNISDASMSETRGLWQRLNLIFLYLPFFLVAVGQYYQPKWLMNKSLF, from the coding sequence GTGCAATTTTTCCGTAAATATGGTTTTTATTTAATGATTACTGCGGTAATCAGTGAAATTGTTGGTCCATTGGTTTTTGGGTTATTTTATCAGGATTACAACCATACGACAATGTTGATTAGCAGTTTTGGTGAGGACAAAAGTCCCGTCAAACTGGTATTTGATTGGTGGCAAATTATTGATGGTCTGCTATTTATTTTTGCAATCCCAGCTTTTTATCAACGCTTTAAAGGGACATCACTATGGTTAACACGGGGAATGTGTTTCATGATTTTTCTTTATGCTGTAGGTGATTGTGTAATGACTGGTATTTTTAGTAAAACAGGTCACGCAGAACCGACCACGATTGATATAATTCATAATTATGCATCTGGAATTGGTTTTGGTGCGTTTTTAGTCGGGACAATCTTTTTAGTCTGTCTTTATTATCTAGAACGTAAAAAAGAAATTTTATTTGTCTTGGTCTTAGTACTGATGTTATCAATTGGGAGTATGTTCATTTATATGTTACCCAATTTCCCGTTAAACATTTCCGATGCTTCTATGAGTGAGACACGTGGTTTATGGCAACGTCTTAACTTGATTTTCTTGTATCTACCATTCTTTTTAGTAGCTGTTGGACAATATTATCAACCTAAATGGTTAATGAATAAATCATTATTTTAG
- a CDS encoding nitroreductase family protein, with protein sequence MTEFKTNNFSDIVFGRKSVRGYDSEYKISHEEMLEMIDEAATAPSSVNLQPWRFVIVESDEGKEKLKPLIRFNTKQNAESSAMVLIFGDLRCHDLGEEIYNQAVSAGKMPADVRDQQLAAIIPHYESFSKEKMNDVVKIDASLMAMQFMLVARAHGYETNPIGGFEDDLLAEAFGLDKERYVPVMIVSIGKATEPGYASVRLPGDRITSFA encoded by the coding sequence ATGACAGAATTTAAAACAAATAACTTTTCAGATATCGTTTTTGGACGTAAATCAGTTCGAGGCTACGATTCTGAGTATAAAATCAGCCATGAAGAAATGTTAGAAATGATTGACGAGGCAGCTACAGCACCATCTTCAGTTAACTTACAGCCTTGGCGCTTTGTGATTGTTGAAAGTGATGAAGGAAAAGAAAAATTAAAGCCATTAATTCGTTTTAATACAAAACAAAATGCTGAGTCTTCAGCAATGGTCTTGATTTTTGGTGATTTACGTTGCCACGATTTAGGAGAAGAAATTTACAATCAAGCAGTGAGTGCTGGGAAAATGCCTGCTGATGTTCGTGACCAACAATTAGCAGCAATTATTCCACATTATGAAAGTTTTTCAAAAGAAAAAATGAATGACGTTGTTAAAATTGATGCTAGTCTAATGGCAATGCAATTCATGTTGGTTGCTCGTGCTCACGGATATGAAACAAATCCAATTGGTGGGTTTGAGGATGATTTACTGGCGGAAGCTTTTGGTTTAGATAAAGAACGTTATGTGCCAGTAATGATTGTATCTATTGGTAAAGCGACAGAGCCAGGATATGCTTCCGTACGTTTACCTGGTGATCGTATTACATCTTTTGCTTAA
- a CDS encoding MarR family winged helix-turn-helix transcriptional regulator, which produces MSFNEVSHLFYQVKLLEQQINKVFEEKVGLSLSRYKLLLVLQKEGPCLHADIQAAMKIDQGAITRHLKILETEGYVTRYRNPDNNREVFVELTEKAQTELVACLGKHQRFEALLDSYMTATDLTTLSDLLKTLTEALHSINEK; this is translated from the coding sequence ATGTCGTTTAATGAAGTTAGTCACTTGTTCTATCAGGTGAAATTACTTGAACAACAGATTAATAAAGTATTTGAAGAAAAAGTTGGTTTGAGTCTTAGTCGCTATAAATTACTTTTAGTCTTACAAAAAGAAGGACCGTGTCTTCATGCAGATATCCAGGCGGCAATGAAAATTGATCAAGGGGCCATTACCCGTCATCTGAAAATTTTAGAAACAGAAGGCTACGTGACCAGATATCGTAATCCTGATAATAATCGTGAAGTTTTTGTCGAATTAACAGAAAAAGCACAGACAGAACTTGTTGCATGTTTGGGGAAACATCAACGATTTGAGGCTTTACTGGATTCGTATATGACAGCGACGGACTTAACCACTTTGTCTGATTTATTAAAGACATTGACAGAAGCCTTACACTCAATAAATGAAAAATAA
- a CDS encoding DUF4811 domain-containing protein — translation MILVLIIVSVALFMVTNVFAKTRWQTVLSLVFGAIFSLSLVLIVLNVTTHFGMTKVTTTKTLPLVSTSGQDTPDILFYKPLGNGTEKIYLYQTSTSQKKPTATGTDHTTNQLVTNSQKAELVQHEVHWEYQHKFAEWMFGIAGNAHELVEVTNEFHVPNDWLVLTVDEAKTLETKLTSQKNLLEQEAKKYVAEELTSAMQKNPNLSETEREKVSQDAAKRFQSEAIQRLLKE, via the coding sequence ATGATTTTAGTACTCATAATTGTGAGTGTCGCTTTATTTATGGTCACAAATGTCTTTGCTAAGACAAGGTGGCAAACAGTACTATCACTTGTTTTTGGAGCGATTTTTTCCTTGTCACTAGTTTTGATTGTCTTAAATGTCACGACTCACTTTGGTATGACAAAAGTCACAACAACCAAAACGCTACCACTCGTTTCAACAAGTGGGCAAGATACTCCGGATATTTTATTCTATAAACCATTAGGTAATGGGACGGAAAAAATCTATTTGTATCAAACGTCAACCTCTCAAAAGAAACCAACAGCGACTGGAACTGACCATACGACCAATCAGTTGGTGACAAATAGTCAAAAAGCTGAGTTAGTACAACACGAAGTTCATTGGGAATATCAACATAAATTTGCTGAATGGATGTTTGGAATTGCAGGAAATGCTCATGAGTTAGTTGAGGTGACAAATGAGTTTCATGTGCCAAATGATTGGCTAGTTTTAACAGTTGATGAAGCGAAGACACTTGAGACTAAGTTGACTAGTCAAAAAAATCTGTTAGAGCAAGAAGCTAAAAAATATGTCGCTGAAGAACTGACTTCAGCAATGCAAAAAAATCCTAATTTAAGTGAAACCGAGCGTGAAAAAGTTAGTCAAGACGCCGCAAAAAGGTTTCAATCAGAAGCAATACAACGACTTTTGAAAGAGTAA
- a CDS encoding 3-hydroxyacyl-CoA dehydrogenase — protein sequence MTFNNVTVIGSGVLGSQIAFQVAYSGINVVVNDISDDALARAKQKMSGLTASYEHDLHVTDAEMEATLARISYNSNLAEAVKGADLVIEAIPEVKEMKEALYQKLAQVAPSHTVFATNTSTFLPSDFAAATGRPDKFIALHFANQIWLNNTAEIQGSSQTSPDVFESVVAFAKEIGMIALPLKKEHPGYILNSLLVPLLRAAEDLMLDGVAQPETIDRTWMIATKSPRGPFAILDMVGLKTAYNIALSENTATSKKLANYLKEHYIDQGKLGIQTGEGFYNYPNPAYMEKDFLK from the coding sequence ATGACATTTAATAATGTAACAGTCATAGGTAGTGGGGTTCTAGGTAGTCAAATTGCGTTTCAAGTTGCCTATTCTGGTATTAATGTTGTGGTCAATGATATTAGTGATGACGCATTAGCACGTGCCAAACAAAAAATGAGCGGTCTAACAGCAAGTTATGAACATGATTTACATGTAACTGATGCTGAGATGGAGGCAACCCTCGCACGAATTTCTTATAACTCAAATTTAGCAGAAGCTGTTAAAGGAGCAGACCTTGTGATTGAAGCAATCCCTGAAGTGAAAGAGATGAAAGAAGCACTTTATCAAAAACTCGCTCAAGTTGCTCCAAGTCATACCGTATTTGCGACCAACACATCAACCTTTTTACCAAGTGATTTTGCTGCAGCGACTGGCCGTCCAGATAAATTTATTGCTTTACATTTTGCCAATCAAATCTGGTTAAATAATACAGCGGAAATTCAAGGGTCTAGCCAAACTAGTCCTGACGTTTTTGAGAGCGTTGTGGCTTTTGCGAAAGAAATTGGTATGATTGCACTACCGCTTAAAAAAGAACATCCTGGTTATATTTTAAATTCATTGTTAGTTCCTTTATTACGTGCCGCAGAAGATTTAATGTTAGACGGCGTTGCACAACCAGAAACGATTGACCGGACTTGGATGATTGCAACTAAATCCCCAAGAGGCCCATTTGCTATTTTAGATATGGTGGGCTTGAAAACAGCATATAATATTGCATTAAGTGAAAACACAGCTACTTCTAAAAAACTAGCTAACTACTTGAAAGAACATTATATTGATCAAGGTAAGTTAGGTATTCAAACTGGAGAAGGCTTTTACAACTATCCAAATCCAGCATATATGGAAAAAGATTTTTTGAAATAA
- a CDS encoding DUF916 and DUF3324 domain-containing protein, translating to MEQIVQKKTQNNINFFLFFATLVAVPTANFAAEQKDEALSFKMNIVPPDSQKDKKTSYFDLKVKPNETLDLKINVSNTGNDKKKIRVTPTNAQTNQNGVIDYSIPGKDYKPDSTLKFPFTSLVDGGEQTVEIDGGKSKEVTFKVKTPSEAFKGLILGGFVADLPDVDQKNEKTEGVKIVNKFQVVKAVMLRESDEKVAPELKMNDVKPALVGYRTAVTANLQNVEPEMFGKMKVDAEVTKKGSTEVIKKEVKEGLEMAPNSNFDYPIMWNNQRLEPGDYTLKLTATSGSKTWPFTKDFTISRDESDKLNKDAVDLAEPEGLPIWVYILIGVLILLVIVIIIIVIRNAKNKKNTKSRKSSSSKKGSGKSSSKSSGKSRKSSGSSSKKKRK from the coding sequence ATGGAACAAATAGTCCAAAAAAAAACGCAAAATAACATTAATTTTTTTTTATTTTTTGCGACATTAGTCGCTGTACCTACTGCTAATTTTGCAGCAGAGCAAAAAGATGAGGCTTTAAGTTTTAAGATGAATATCGTCCCACCGGATAGTCAAAAAGATAAGAAAACGTCTTACTTTGATTTAAAGGTAAAACCCAATGAAACATTAGATTTAAAAATCAATGTCTCAAATACTGGAAATGACAAGAAGAAAATTCGTGTAACACCAACGAATGCACAAACCAACCAAAATGGGGTCATTGATTATTCGATTCCGGGAAAAGATTATAAGCCAGATTCAACATTAAAATTCCCATTCACGTCACTGGTTGATGGTGGCGAGCAAACGGTTGAAATCGATGGGGGTAAATCAAAAGAAGTGACGTTTAAAGTAAAAACCCCAAGTGAAGCATTTAAAGGGTTAATTTTAGGCGGATTTGTGGCAGATTTACCAGATGTTGATCAGAAAAATGAAAAAACTGAAGGGGTTAAGATTGTCAATAAATTCCAAGTTGTCAAAGCTGTCATGCTTCGTGAGAGTGATGAAAAAGTTGCGCCAGAGCTAAAAATGAATGATGTCAAACCAGCGTTGGTAGGATATCGTACAGCTGTGACGGCTAACCTCCAAAACGTTGAGCCAGAAATGTTTGGTAAAATGAAGGTTGATGCTGAAGTCACTAAAAAAGGCTCAACTGAAGTCATCAAAAAAGAAGTTAAAGAAGGACTAGAAATGGCGCCTAACTCTAACTTCGATTATCCGATTATGTGGAATAATCAACGACTAGAACCAGGTGATTATACGTTGAAATTAACGGCAACATCGGGTAGCAAAACATGGCCGTTTACGAAAGATTTTACTATTTCTCGTGATGAGAGTGATAAATTAAATAAAGATGCTGTTGACTTAGCTGAACCAGAAGGTTTACCAATTTGGGTCTACATTTTAATTGGCGTATTAATTTTACTGGTTATTGTGATTATTATTATTGTTATTCGCAATGCTAAAAATAAGAAAAATACGAAATCACGTAAATCTTCATCAAGTAAAAAAGGCAGTGGTAAGTCAAGCAGTAAATCAAGTGGTAAGTCACGTAAGAGCAGTGGCTCATCGTCTAAGAAAAAACGTAAATAA
- a CDS encoding IS1182 family transposase, translating into MLKKQDMSKRNQIGFYSLEDLVPKEHLLRDIDKYVDFNFIYKLVEDKYDESNGRPSIDPVLLIKLPLIQYLYGIKSMRQTIKDVEVNMAYRWFLGLDIEDAVPHFSTFGKNYSRRFRGTDIFEQIFYGILEQCIEAELVDTSEVFIDGTHIKAHANNKKYESNEVTEETLFYVESLQKEVEIDREKRLKKPLKRREESENQVKHKKISKTDDESGWFHKGEHKQVFAYAAQVACDKNGWVLGYTTHPGNQHDSRTFIDIYNKLQSHFTLDKLVMDAGYKTPGIAHLLFQNNLTPIFPYKRPMTKKGFYKKHDYVYDEYYDQYICPNVKILSYTTTNRDGYREYKSNTSDCSQCPLIAYCTESKEKRKLIQRHLWENDMERCEDIRHSLGMKAIYNNRKQTIERLFGTAKEFHGLRYTNLIGKEKMHMKIGLTFACLNIKKLAKMLKLRDLKGSIFLSILGILSKIMIRYKKTNQLPFMSNWFVFNLSSP; encoded by the coding sequence ATGCTAAAAAAACAAGATATGAGCAAACGTAATCAAATTGGTTTTTATTCTCTAGAAGATTTAGTTCCCAAGGAACATCTATTAAGAGATATTGATAAATATGTAGATTTTAATTTTATTTATAAGTTAGTTGAAGATAAATACGATGAATCAAATGGCCGCCCTAGTATAGATCCGGTTCTATTAATTAAACTTCCGTTGATTCAGTATCTTTATGGTATAAAAAGTATGAGACAAACTATTAAAGATGTTGAGGTTAACATGGCTTATCGCTGGTTTTTAGGTTTGGATATCGAAGATGCTGTTCCTCACTTCTCAACCTTTGGCAAAAATTATTCTAGAAGATTTCGTGGTACAGATATCTTTGAACAAATATTTTACGGCATATTAGAACAGTGTATTGAAGCTGAATTAGTGGATACTTCTGAAGTATTTATTGATGGTACTCATATAAAAGCACATGCAAATAATAAAAAATATGAAAGTAACGAAGTTACTGAAGAAACTCTTTTTTATGTGGAATCACTACAAAAAGAAGTTGAAATAGATAGAGAAAAAAGATTAAAAAAGCCCTTAAAAAGAAGAGAGGAAAGTGAAAATCAGGTAAAACATAAAAAAATTAGTAAAACAGATGATGAGAGTGGTTGGTTCCATAAAGGAGAGCATAAACAGGTTTTTGCTTATGCTGCACAAGTAGCATGTGACAAGAATGGTTGGGTTTTAGGATATACAACTCATCCTGGTAATCAACATGATAGTCGGACATTCATCGATATCTATAATAAATTACAAAGTCACTTTACCTTAGATAAATTAGTAATGGACGCTGGATACAAAACACCTGGTATAGCCCATTTATTATTTCAAAATAATTTAACACCTATTTTTCCATATAAAAGACCTATGACCAAAAAAGGATTTTATAAAAAACATGATTATGTTTACGATGAATACTACGATCAATATATCTGCCCTAATGTGAAAATTTTAAGCTATACAACAACTAACAGAGACGGATATCGTGAATACAAAAGTAATACGTCTGATTGTAGTCAATGCCCTTTGATTGCCTATTGTACTGAGTCAAAAGAAAAGAGGAAATTAATTCAACGACATTTATGGGAAAATGATATGGAACGTTGTGAAGACATACGTCATTCCCTTGGAATGAAAGCTATATATAATAATCGAAAACAAACAATTGAGCGATTATTTGGAACGGCAAAAGAATTTCATGGCTTACGTTACACTAATTTAATTGGGAAAGAAAAAATGCACATGAAAATTGGGCTCACTTTCGCATGCCTTAACATTAAAAAATTAGCAAAAATGCTTAAATTAAGAGACCTGAAGGGCTCTATTTTTTTATCTATTTTGGGAATTTTATCAAAAATAATGATAAGATACAAAAAAACAAACCAATTACCCTTTATGAGCAACTGGTTTGTCTTCAATCTGAGCAGTCCTTAA
- a CDS encoding IS3 family transposase (programmed frameshift), producing MTTNRKPRRTFKESFKKQMVELHKSGKPRKDILREYDLTPSTFDKWVKQYNQSGSFKEKDNLTPEEKELRELRKLNKELMMENDILKQAALIFGRKLEVVRKNKKKYSVSAMCRKLEISRGAYYYEVKRKKSEAIVEKAVIESFTNSRNSYGARRIKDDLNDQELIVSRRRIRRIMNKFNFISSYTTLKFKPQATSKNEQKIANVLSRQFDRMQPMEALVTDLTYVKVGQKWHYVCFILDLFNREIVGYSSGPNKSVDLVLQAIGTIEQPLDDVEIFHTDRGKEFDNQSIDELLAAFQIQRSLSRPGCPYDNAVAEATYRAFKIEFIYQQSFESLFELQYELMDYVNWWNKFRKHGKLGYQSPINYRLDWELKQAI from the exons ATGACAACTAACAGAAAACCGAGACGGACCTTTAAAGAATCATTTAAGAAACAAATGGTGGAACTCCATAAATCAGGAAAACCTAGAAAAGATATTTTAAGAGAATATGATCTAACGCCATCAACTTTTGACAAATGGGTCAAACAGTACAATCAGTCAGGATCATTCAAAGAGAAAGATAATTTGACGCCAGAAGAAAAAGAGTTGCGTGAATTACGTAAACTAAATAAAGAATTGATGATGGAGAATGATATTTTAAAGCAAGCAGCGCTGATATTCGGACGAAAGT TAGAAGTTGTTAGAAAAAATAAAAAGAAGTACAGTGTATCAGCGATGTGTCGAAAATTAGAAATTTCTCGTGGGGCTTATTACTATGAAGTTAAAAGAAAAAAATCAGAAGCTATTGTTGAAAAAGCAGTCATTGAGTCCTTCACAAATAGCCGTAACTCCTACGGAGCAAGAAGAATTAAAGATGATTTAAACGATCAAGAATTAATTGTTTCAAGAAGAAGGATACGACGAATCATGAATAAGTTCAATTTCATTTCAAGCTACACAACACTGAAATTTAAGCCACAGGCAACGAGTAAAAATGAACAGAAAATCGCTAATGTTTTATCACGTCAATTTGATAGAATGCAACCTATGGAAGCTTTAGTGACAGATTTAACCTATGTTAAAGTAGGTCAAAAGTGGCATTATGTCTGCTTTATTCTTGATTTATTCAATCGAGAAATAGTTGGCTATTCTAGTGGTCCTAACAAATCTGTGGACCTTGTGTTACAGGCAATCGGAACGATTGAACAGCCATTAGATGATGTTGAAATTTTTCATACAGACCGAGGAAAAGAATTTGATAATCAAAGTATTGATGAATTATTAGCTGCGTTTCAGATACAGCGTTCTTTATCACGCCCTGGTTGTCCCTATGATAACGCCGTGGCAGAAGCAACTTATCGAGCATTTAAGATTGAGTTTATTTATCAACAATCTTTTGAATCATTGTTCGAACTGCAATATGAGTTAATGGATTATGTCAATTGGTGGAACAAGTTTAGAAAACATGGCAAGCTTGGGTATCAATCTCCGATTAATTACCGTTTAGATTGGGAGTTGAAACAGGCTATTTAG
- a CDS encoding HelD family protein translates to MSQPEYQLEVNYLEDVYNQLLARKEQLEQLLATVRTEGISDLQKMMGDVRINFSNITDNLDTFAALEMKNREIDQLNIKLKSAEEFLTKVDRLLAAPYFGKITVDFLDDEPEEPFYIGINGFANDAGDYLVYDWRSPIAELFYNNEMGSSFYTVNKNRIDVAITQRRQFIVEANHLLNYFDTAISIQDDVLLDALGSNATRHMRDITSTIQKEQNVIIRDTTHPNILVNGVAGSGKTSTIMQRIAYLLFQYREYLTSDNLMILSPNNKFIDYIANVLPSLGEKNPLNLTLLQFVKQHFNLQLVDEAMHFERVSAQSITPETQVLREKDFVTFVTKSGHLFSQDEQMFQGLMRKNQEIISKQHIWELFQSTPKESSLIDRLQATKQLLRRSWEERLTKQARSNKVQDQVLSLSEELQEKIFGSLLTEKAEKNVYPYAKKLLKRQYRAITKGIEQNDWLDLDYLFQKIYTTYTGSAYEWSSDEAYNVDEAVVFLTLQHHLVERLDVSAMRFIFIDEVQDYTPAQMSLLLDLFPNAKFTMVGDENQSIFNASIPFAAIEADFAQRQRSCHPYNLLSSYRSTGAITAFFGHLSTIDHSMSIVPIREEGEKPSYLAYQTSEDFCRLVQDVLVTLQDEPLTIITKDASEARRVKEWLVPDVLSRVKIYPITLCKGLEFDNVFIYHVSKGHYMNQRDQKLLYTIASRAMKRLFISYENQLSPLINM, encoded by the coding sequence ATGAGTCAACCAGAGTATCAATTAGAAGTAAATTATTTAGAAGATGTCTACAATCAACTTCTAGCACGTAAAGAGCAACTCGAACAATTATTAGCGACTGTTCGGACAGAAGGAATCAGTGATTTACAGAAAATGATGGGTGATGTGCGGATTAATTTTTCTAACATCACAGATAATCTCGATACGTTTGCGGCACTAGAGATGAAGAACCGCGAAATTGATCAATTAAATATTAAGTTAAAATCGGCCGAAGAATTTTTAACTAAGGTGGACCGCTTATTAGCCGCCCCTTATTTCGGGAAAATTACGGTTGATTTTTTAGATGATGAACCAGAAGAACCTTTTTATATTGGTATTAATGGATTTGCGAACGATGCCGGGGATTATCTAGTTTATGACTGGCGATCACCCATTGCAGAATTATTCTATAATAATGAGATGGGATCTTCCTTTTATACGGTGAATAAAAATCGGATTGATGTGGCGATTACACAACGTCGACAATTTATTGTAGAGGCCAACCATTTATTAAATTATTTTGATACTGCTATTTCCATTCAAGATGATGTTCTATTAGATGCACTGGGTAGTAATGCAACACGCCACATGCGTGATATTACTTCCACTATTCAAAAAGAGCAGAATGTCATCATTCGAGATACGACACATCCAAATATTTTAGTCAATGGGGTAGCTGGTAGTGGTAAGACGTCAACGATTATGCAGCGGATTGCCTACTTACTCTTCCAATACCGTGAGTATTTAACATCAGATAATCTGATGATTTTGTCCCCAAATAATAAATTTATTGATTACATTGCAAATGTCTTACCTTCTTTAGGTGAGAAAAATCCGTTAAATTTGACGTTGTTACAATTTGTGAAGCAACATTTTAATCTACAATTAGTTGATGAAGCGATGCATTTTGAACGGGTGAGTGCTCAGTCTATTACTCCGGAAACACAGGTCTTGCGTGAGAAAGATTTTGTTACATTTGTGACAAAATCGGGACATTTATTTAGTCAAGATGAGCAGATGTTTCAGGGTTTAATGCGTAAGAATCAAGAGATTATTTCCAAGCAACACATTTGGGAATTATTCCAATCAACACCCAAAGAATCAAGCTTGATTGATCGCCTACAAGCGACCAAACAATTATTACGTCGCTCATGGGAAGAGCGTCTAACGAAACAAGCCCGCTCTAATAAAGTACAAGACCAAGTGTTATCGCTATCTGAGGAGTTACAGGAAAAGATTTTTGGTAGTCTCTTAACTGAGAAAGCTGAAAAAAATGTATACCCTTATGCTAAAAAATTACTAAAACGCCAATATCGAGCCATTACAAAAGGTATTGAACAGAATGATTGGCTAGACCTTGATTATTTGTTCCAAAAAATCTATACGACTTATACCGGCTCAGCCTACGAGTGGAGCAGTGATGAGGCCTATAACGTTGACGAAGCAGTGGTCTTTTTAACGTTGCAACATCATTTAGTCGAGCGATTAGATGTTTCAGCTATGCGGTTTATTTTTATTGATGAGGTGCAAGATTATACACCAGCTCAAATGAGTTTATTGCTAGATTTATTTCCTAATGCCAAGTTTACTATGGTAGGTGATGAGAATCAGTCGATTTTCAATGCGTCGATTCCTTTTGCTGCGATTGAAGCAGACTTCGCGCAACGCCAGCGCTCTTGTCATCCTTATAATTTGTTAAGTAGCTATCGGTCAACAGGTGCTATTACGGCATTTTTTGGTCACTTATCAACGATTGATCACAGTATGTCGATTGTACCAATTCGTGAAGAAGGGGAAAAACCAAGTTATCTTGCATATCAAACATCGGAAGATTTTTGTCGTTTGGTTCAAGATGTACTGGTAACACTACAAGATGAACCGTTGACGATTATTACAAAAGATGCTTCTGAAGCGAGACGCGTGAAAGAATGGTTGGTACCTGATGTCTTGTCACGAGTAAAAATCTACCCGATTACGTTATGTAAAGGGTTAGAGTTTGATAATGTCTTTATTTACCATGTATCTAAGGGACATTATATGAACCAACGTGACCAAAAATTATTGTACACAATAGCATCACGAGCGATGAAACGTCTATTTATTAGTTACGAAAATCAGTTAAGTCCGTTAATAAATATGTAA